Proteins encoded in a region of the Onychostoma macrolepis isolate SWU-2019 chromosome 20, ASM1243209v1, whole genome shotgun sequence genome:
- the LOC131527124 gene encoding V-type proton ATPase subunit E 1-like — protein MSFHLKIMEYYEKVKQIVQQKKIQMSNLMNQARMQAAQMDGLVLQGFYQLLESKVTIHCCKQDVVTVQAAVQKIIPIYKAAVKDNLEVRIDQETFLSSEVSGGIELYNVDGKIKVSNTCTCIFILMSLLDLGHMITGLIWATLLPPTIGPHIVCRDPRRAIIATHGPALAEWVHAIADRRPAVPS, from the exons ATGTCGTTT CATTTGAAGATTATGGAGTATTATGAGAAGGTTAAACAGATTGTACAGCAGAAGAAAATTCAAATGTCCAACCTAATGAACCAGGCTAGG ATGCAGGCGGCTCAGATGGATGGACTTGTACTGCAGGGTTTTTACCAGCTCCTGGAATCCAAAGTGACCATCCATTGCTGCAAACAGGATGTGGTCACAGTGCAGGCTGCTGTGCAGAAAATCATTCCCATCTACAAGGCAGCAGTGAAGGACAATCTTGAAGTGCGCATTGACCAGGAGACCTTCCTCTCTTCAGAAGTCTCTGGTGGTATTGAGCTGTATAATGTTGATGGGAAGATCAAAGTGTCCAACACTTGTACTTGTATTTTTATTCTGAT GTCACTGCTTGATCTGGGCCACATGATCACTGGACTGATCTGGGCCACACTGCTCCCACCAACAATCGGCCCTCATATTGTTTGCCGTGATCCACGCCGTGCCATCATTGCCACACATGGCCCAGCTCTGGCTGAATGGGTACATGCCATTGCCGACAGGAGGCCAGCAGTGCCATCTTGA